The nucleotide window AGCTCTAGAGATTCTAGAAACAGAAACAGGTGGTCTGTTGATCTTAGACATGAACAAAGACTTCAAAACAACCTTGTTGAATGGAGCATCAGTACGACctaattaaaaaaaatgtatttGTTAGTATATTCAAAGgttcattatattttccagATTTCATTGCtgaattagaaaatgaTTCTGCTCACTTGCATTTGCTTTGCCGCACAAAATCAGAAATGTTTTTTGCACTCGCAGAACTTCCATACATTGAAAGCAATGTAAAGAATAGTTAATATGACTTCATCGACATGTTGTTGCAAACAATGTGTGACATTTCTTGAACAGATATCGAATTATAAGGATCTCTCATTTCAACATGACCTATTATTTCGAGGATGTCAAATCGAGAATTATCCTTAGTCATGATTTAATTATTATGTCTTGTGTAACAGAacctttttctttaaatttaattggtATGGTTTTCCCAAATATAACATACGAGCTAAGAAAGAGAATAGCTTGACTAACAACTTCAAGTAGACGTTGTCGGACTTTGGAGCGGTTCTGTGACCAGATCTCTTATGTTGCTTGCTAGTGTGATCAATACCCATTGTGAATCTTGCAGTATTTCCTTCTAATTTGTCCAAGAAAGCACCTATATGATAATTCGATTTTTAGTCTTAATATTCAAGATTTCTATTACATCTGAGATGGTGAAGACCCAACGGGCCATAGATTTTCCAATTGCGTCTCTCGTGCAGTCTGAAAACTAAAATTCATTcgaatttcattattttttgagAATCCACCCAGTCATTTGGGGAATCCAAACACCGCACTATGTTAAAAAACAGTccttattttcttgttaatattttattccattATTGATCTGCCAAAAGATTGTAAGGGTACCGAACCAATACTAACAACTGGCTTCCCCTATAGATGCCATTGAATCTAGGCTTATTAAGTTTCAAGTACATATTTGGAAGTCATCATTTTGGATAGGCCTAAATCGAAATTAAAGTGTGGAAAAGATAACGCATCCAAGTGAGAAACCTAACACGTACTGAACTCATCCTCTGATGTCAATGCATGGTGACGAGGGTACGAACTACGAGGACTTTATGATGTCCGATGAAGAGGATGTTGAAATGAGCGATATGGGGTTTGAAAGTGACGACGATGAATCGATGCCAAAGCcagaggaaaagaaaaatgaaagcAAACCCATTGCAACACCAGAAGATAGGCAGCAAGAAGTTAATAATGAGTTGGAGAGGTTATACCAGCATGGAAACTCTCATTTGGATAATCAGAATTTTGAGGCTGCAAGAGGAGCATTCATGGagatttattcaattgcCAGTAAACTTGATGATAATGCGTTTCTTATTTGGGCTCTTAGATCTTTAAACGAATTAATGTTATCATGTTCTGTTGAACTTCGATATAATGGAATATCACCAGCGTTGCGGTCAAACATCCTTTCTAGTTGTACATTAATTTCTGActttttaataaaaaaatcCACTCAGATCGATGAGACTcttcttttgaagatgttATGGGAATCAATGACGGAATTATTTCCAAGTATTAATGTAGAAATTCTTTTTGAGTCACCcaaagaaaagaacaatAGACCATTGATTGATAGAATGCAACTTCAGCTTGATGCTATCgcattattcaaaaatgttaTAATGATACCCAAAGAGATTAAGAGCCTCTTACAAACTAAGAATTTAGTTGCAAAGTTATGGTTCAACTATTTTACAACTATGAAAGTTGATCTTTCCacttccaattttttaGAAAATGGTGTATACAATGCATTCGAGTTGGACGCTACAAAGAATGCACATATAAGTTATACTGTGCTCGAATCATTATCCACGCTTTTAGAAGTTAATTGTATGGAATTCTTGCGTACTGGTGAAATTGAGGAGCATACCCAATTCCAAAAGCATGTGAACCAGTTGTATTCTTTGACCTCCGCAtccatttttctttctcaaaAGTCAGATTTAATGGTTCTTTTGAACTTTTCCAAGGCAATTTTATGTTTATTGAATGGTGATAGGCAGAATGATAATATTGTAGTGACAAAATTCTTTACAAGGATACGTGAATCCAAAGATTGCTTTTTGAAAGCTTTGAAAtcctttgaagaaa belongs to Naumovozyma castellii chromosome 3, complete genome and includes:
- the RRI2 gene encoding Rri2p (ancestral locus Anc_3.55), encoding MSMHGDEGTNYEDFMMSDEEDVEMSDMGFESDDDESMPKPEEKKNESKPIATPEDRQQEVNNELERLYQHGNSHLDNQNFEAARGAFMEIYSIASKLDDNAFLIWALRSLNELMLSCSVELRYNGISPALRSNILSSCTLISDFLIKKSTQIDETLLLKMLWESMTELFPSINVEILFESPKEKNNRPLIDRMQLQLDAIALFKNVIMIPKEIKSLLQTKNLVAKLWFNYFTTMKVDLSTSNFLENGVYNAFELDATKNAHISYTVLESLSTLLEVNCMEFLRTGEIEEHTQFQKHVNQLYSLTSASIFLSQKSDLMVLLNFSKAILCLLNGDRQNDNIVVTKFFTRIRESKDCFLKALKSFEEMGNNEKKFASLFHQIIIAGFIITSIILLKGHDNDKIDPFDFEQVRILACSPTVQKLHSIAEDFASLNLRKLYTSVQRVPEIAHTLHILISNLYRVAQWIILWERIAPVYSCISISDVREKLRIADSIDMTRDDLLTILMMSIMKGKAIVFFKLDLINDLIYFGEDYKVQLTTHPKENFRSQEVDTQNKDGPCEDEYSSAKLSDLEYANNVGMYVVPQKPKQNTIDSFFDGLKKARENVDNVPRDEDVGMVFNEFQPSNVAFSNKYNDLVELVASRLRSSAT